GGCCACAGACCTGGCGAGACTGTGTCGTTTGGGCCTTCGGCCACTGGCATCTGTGCTTTCATGATAGCATCATGGAGCTGCTGAGGCGCTTCCCACCCGAAAAGGTGGGCATCTGGGAAGTGGGGGTTGAGGGCTCAGGGAGGCCTGGGAAGAGGACCAGAACTGAGCCCAGCAACCTCTATTCCCCTAGGTGCTTGAGGATGGAACTCCTTTCTGGTCGAGTCCCAAACAGTGTCCCCAGCCCCTGAAGTTTGATGCCTCACAAGTGAGTGGAGTCCCCTGGGGACCTCTGAGATAGTGATGTGGCCTCTCAGAGCAGAGGGGGGCACCTCTGCATTCTGCAGAAATGCATatgagctgagagagagacacgTGTGTCACATGTGGATAACTACATGTGAGACGGAGGCAGGCACTCAGACCCACAAAGGGCCATAAAGCTTTCCACTCATCCATACATGCTCACTTAAACTAACACATCTGACCCTGCTCTGGGTCTGGCTACAGGACATGCATCTCCTCTACGTGTTGGCGGCTGCCAATCTGTATGGCCAGATGCACGGGCTGCCTGGCTCACAGGACCAGACTGCGCTCAGGGAGCTGCTGAAGTTGCTTCCACTGCCCAGACCCCAGCACCAGGCCCCCATCTTCACCAGTGACCTGGAGCTGGCTCAAGCTTCTGCTGAGTTTCGTAAGGGCTCTGACCCCAGTTTCCCATGCAGCTACAAGTCTGACCCTGCCTTAAGTCTATGCTGCAGCAGGAAAATGAGGCCTGGAGGCCCTGAGGTCAATTTCCTGCCTCTGGGGCTTTCTGGCCCTGTTTCTCCCTAGGCTTGTCCCCATCTCTAGCCCCTCTCTAGGCCCTCTCCCTGTTACCTACCCTGTCATCCAGCTATCTTGGCAAATTCTCAGCACAAAAATCCCAGTGGCCTCTGGGAAGTACCTGGCTATGGCTACCAGGTGAGGACAGTCAGGAGGCACATGCCCACTTGAAGGCTGGGGTTGCTGGGAAAGGGATTACAGTATCAATCAAGGGATCCCTGGAAGCAATAAGCGATGATAGGCTTGGCAGGCTGCTGGGAACAATAGGTGCCAGTCTCCAGGGAAGAGTGCAGGAGAGAGGGGTAAAGGAGTGCCCCAACGCTGCCTTCCTCTGGCAGGCCCTGAGCAGTCGAAGGAACTGAATGAAGCCCTGGAAGTATGGAGCGTGGGCCCCCCGTTGAAGCCCCTGCTGTTTGACAAGGTGGGGTCCTAAGTGGGGGGTGAGAGGCCAGGCTGGGGAGACTAGAGTGGAAGCCAAGTGGGTGGCTTTGGAGCCCTTGGGGCTGAGTTCTCCACCTAGCAGGGCCCCTGGAAGTGGTTCACCCTCCCTGAACCTCAGCCCCCTTCCTTGAcaagtggggagggagggggcaccTACCCCATAGAACTGTGTGTGAAGTCCTATGCAGAGGTTCAGGCTCAGCCCTGCTGAGGAGCAGCTGCTGCCATGTTAAAACTACTGGGACTTGGCCCTCACAGGACAATGACAGCAATTTCCACGTGGACTTCATGGTAGCAGCAGCTACCCTGCGAGCTCAGAACTATGGGATCCCACCAGCCACCCGCGCCCAGGTAACCATGGCCCTTGGGGCTTAGGCCTGGAGGTGGGCGTCAAACTCTCACTCCATGCCTTGGGCCCAGATTGAATTTCCTGTTCCTGGCAGAGCAAGCGGATTGTGGGCCGGATTGTCCCGGCCATTGCCACCACCACAGCAGCTGTGGCTGGCCTGGTGGGCCTGGAGCTGTACAAGGTGGTAGGCGAGCCGAGGCCCCTCAGCGCCTTTCGCCACAGCTATCTGCATCTGGCTGAAAACTACCTCAGCCGCTGGGTACCTGGCGCCCCAGCCATCCAGACGGTGAGTCTTTGCCCCTCTCTGCCCCCTGTACACACACATGTTCCGGGTCTAGGTTTTCTCTGCATCTACCTAGGCAAACAGGCCTCGCCCTGGCTGCAGACCATCACCAAGGTTCAGACTGGGGGGGAGACCTCAAGACTCACTCCAGCCCCTTTCCTGCTGCACAGCCAGGCTGGGACCTGTCAGACACAGGAAGCAGCCATcagacaccccccaccccccgccgggTCTGGGGGAGCTGCAGCTTAAACTCATTAGTGGAACCAGACATCACTACCCTGAGGGGGGAGGTGGTAAGaggcaggagcagggtgcagcgcCAGACGGAGCTCCCTCTGCATGGCATAGGGACTTAGCCCATCCCCTCCTTGCTGGATTTTAGGGCACTGGGCACTGTAGGGGGCAGTGTGTGTGTTCATGTCACAGGCGTGAGTGCATCAGGGTCTGGGCATCCCTGACCCTGTGACTGTGGCATGGAGGGAGCATGCCGGCACATCTGTGTGCCAGATGGGAGCGCAGGACTATTCCCAATGTGGGCGTGCACGTGGGTACACATGGGGTTGTTCCTGGGCTTGCATTCATGTGTGTTCCTGTGAGTGCAGGATTGTGAATGGGAGCAGATGTGCCCAAGCTCTGCAAAAATTAGCAATAGCAAACTTTCTTGGGCACAGGAGAGGGAGTGGAGGGAATGCCTTCACTAGGGGAAAGGGCAGAGGTCATGGACGGGCACTGGGCTTTTACTGAGCATCCCTGGTGTCCCTCCAGCCACAGTACACAGAACCCCTTTGTGAGGGGCCAGCCTCTAGCCAGCACACAAGCTGCCTTTGTCCTTGGTGGAGGGGGAGGgagtacccccccccccccatctcacCTCTGGCCTTGTCTTAGCTTGAACCCAGGGTAGTTTCTGGGTGGGTGTCAAGGCCCCCTGTCCTGGCCCTTTCTTGCCTGCTATTCCTTTTCCCTTAGCCCTAGGCACCAGAATCCCAAGACCCTTGAAATACAGAAGAGTAGGCCCTGTGAACTGTTCCTGCTGGGTCTCTGGGCTAGTGGGGCCCTGGCGGTCACCATACCCCTCATCCCTGTGTGCCTATGAGAAGCCCAAGGCTCCAGGGAGGGCAGGATGGGGGACAGGATATGTACCCCCACCCGTTCCCAGTCTTGTATCTGAGGGACAAGCTGTCTTATCAGAAACTGCAGAGGCCCAGTCCCTGCTTCCTCAGGAAGCAAGCAACAgccccccccaccacacacacacacacacacacacacacacacacacacacacacacacatgactgGCCTGTGTGATGGATCGCCTGTTTCCCTGTGCGGCCCCATAGCCCTGTTTCCGGTGCTGGCCCCAGCATGGGTAGGGAGGGGGCTGAGACTCTGGGCTCAGAGCCCACCTTCTACTCCCACCCCCTGGCTTTGCTTCCTACCTCCCAACCAGTCCAGCTCCTCCTCCAGGAAAGGGGCCCTCGCTGTTGgtaactggggtgggggtggaggcacATGTGATAGGCTTCtcactcctccccacccccactcccagttCCATCAACTGGCATGGACCTGCTGGGATCGCCTGAAGGTGCCTGCTGGGCACCCTGAGAGGACTCTGGAGTCTCTGCTGGCCCATCTACAGGTGTGTTCCCTCCCTGCCCGCCCCCGAGATATGGCCTGGCCCAGCCCAGCTGGTGCCTGACCTGTCTCTCTCTAGGAGGAACATGGGCTGCAGGTGAGGATGCTGCTGCACGGCCCCGCCCTACTCTACTCTACCGGATGGTCCCCTGATAAGCAGGCCCAGCGTCTGCCACTCAGGTGAGCCCACATCTGACTGTTGTTGGGCCCAGTCCCATCCCTGGAGATTAGGGGAGGGGACATGAAGCCTCTTCTCCTCCCATCTCCACACTGGGCCCCTCACACCTTCCTGAAgctttcttttgccaaatggagccagcaaatggggtgggggtggggagagggctgAGAGCCTGAGGGGCCTCCAGGAGCAGCCTATTTGGTCGGCCCCACCAGCTCTCCCACACCCTGTACAGCTCCCTTTCATAGCCCACTCCCAAGGGACCTATGGcttcctgcctcctccctgccccaccaGCTGCTTCTAAAATAGTTTCAGATGTTTCCTGCCTTGAGCTACTTCTGCTCCTGGGCTGGGCTCCTCATGGCCCGCCAGAACCCTGTAGCCCATGCCAGGTTGCTCTCCGCCTGCCAGTGCTTACCTACATACTGTCCCCACCCCCTGCTGCCAGGGTGACGGAGCTGGTGACGCAGGTGACAGGATGGGTGCCTAACTCTGGGCAGCGGGTGCTGGTCCTGGAGCTGAGCTGTGAGGGTGAGGAGGAAGACACTACCCTCCCACCCGTGCACTATGAGCTGTAATAAGGCAGCGGTCCTGCCACTCAGCTTTACCAAACCCACACCTACATCCTGAGCCCAaccaggcactcaataaatgtttgttgaaagaaGGCATAGTGGAGAGGATGGATGACAGAACACCGGGCAGCAATGCACATGGGGCATGACAGGGAGCCCCACAGGGAGAGAAAAGGCTCTGTAGATTCTCTTGCCTGGGCTGTGCCTCACAGAGCTGAGGCTGCCTCCATAAAGGGGTATGGAGCCAACACAGTGCAGAGAAAGGCCTTTATTGTCCCCAGGTTGTGGGGCAGATCAGAGGTAACCAACAACATCATTGCAGACGATGGGTTGGCGGCTGCGGCAGCTCATAAGAGCGGCAAATCGTGAAATGTCTGCAGGAAGCTCGGATTCAGGACGAGGTGGGCATGACAGCCTCTTTCCTGCCATGGCTGTCCGCCGTGCCCTGGCTAGCCGGCGCCGCAGCTGCTCGGAGAGGCCAAGCAGGAACTGGGGAGGCCGGGAGCGGGCACGGGGCCCGCCCCCATCGCCACCCTCGCCCCCTGCCTCAGGCAGTTCCATCCAGTTGTGCACCAGATCAGCAAAACAGTTGTCCCCTAGAACCAGTGGCTGGCGACTGCGACCCCTGCTCAACAGGGCGGCTGTCCAATCCTCTGCCTCCAACTCCCGCCAGTGCTCCAGACAGGCATCCGGGGTAGACTTGGGCCGTGGTCGATGGGCAGATGGTACACTGGCCACAGGGGCCCTGCTGGGCAGGGGGGCAGCACTGGCCAAGAGGCGCT
This portion of the Tamandua tetradactyla isolate mTamTet1 chromosome 15, mTamTet1.pri, whole genome shotgun sequence genome encodes:
- the INKA1 gene encoding PAK4-inhibitor INKA1 isoform X1, which encodes MARREEGHCQPQQNCPSVLKLCGRDTGSPPMPGPLRPSPKPSPGVWPSHQLRASDASEEDSAFCVEEEEEEEAVVKGDRGAASGDPREHALDWDSGFSEVSGSTWREEELRILQHQGPPTRPPPSQRLLASAAPLPSRAPVASVPSAHRPRPKSTPDACLEHWRELEAEDWTAALLSRGRSRQPLVLGDNCFADLVHNWMELPEAGGEGGDGGGPRARSRPPQFLLGLSEQLRRRLARARRTAMAGKRLSCPPRPESELPADISRFAALMSCRSRQPIVCNDVVGYL
- the INKA1 gene encoding PAK4-inhibitor INKA1 isoform X2, whose protein sequence is MHRARFDSFLGQLRWELLCGRDTGSPPMPGPLRPSPKPSPGVWPSHQLRASDASEEDSAFCVEEEEEEEAVVKGDRGAASGDPREHALDWDSGFSEVSGSTWREEELRILQHQGPPTRPPPSQRLLASAAPLPSRAPVASVPSAHRPRPKSTPDACLEHWRELEAEDWTAALLSRGRSRQPLVLGDNCFADLVHNWMELPEAGGEGGDGGGPRARSRPPQFLLGLSEQLRRRLARARRTAMAGKRLSCPPRPESELPADISRFAALMSCRSRQPIVCNDVVGYL
- the INKA1 gene encoding PAK4-inhibitor INKA1 isoform X3, which codes for MPGPLRPSPKPSPGVWPSHQLRASDASEEDSAFCVEEEEEEEAVVKGDRGAASGDPREHALDWDSGFSEVSGSTWREEELRILQHQGPPTRPPPSQRLLASAAPLPSRAPVASVPSAHRPRPKSTPDACLEHWRELEAEDWTAALLSRGRSRQPLVLGDNCFADLVHNWMELPEAGGEGGDGGGPRARSRPPQFLLGLSEQLRRRLARARRTAMAGKRLSCPPRPESELPADISRFAALMSCRSRQPIVCNDVVGYL